Proteins from one Fragaria vesca subsp. vesca unplaced genomic scaffold, FraVesHawaii_1.0 scf0513070, whole genome shotgun sequence genomic window:
- the LOC101296343 gene encoding protein FAR1-RELATED SEQUENCE 5-like — MNALAAKDPHFFCRFTTDSEDRMVDMFWRDGHSFVDYQCYGDVLIFDSTYKTNVYNRPLVLFVGTNNHRGSIVFGAALLSDETVETYTWLLRKFLDSMNGKMPKAVITDEDEAMHIEIRTVMPEARHRLCIWHIGQNANGHLKLAKKLKAFNRCIRKYQTVVQFDRLWQDMLDEFDLHDNDWINSMYEKRDKFCQAFFRDIFMAGMRSTQRCERMNKDFKLVLSKSKTFVQVVSLVDRTLMRIRNNQERDDFNTMNSFHSAKTHLEDLEKQASSVFTHDVFKWIFRVIMKEAHITLKQGTECHEDGSRVYKVSVYKRPNFEHTVTYYPWKETESAADLIMVCSCGMFEYRGVPCRHMFSVMKENIFHLHKSLIVKRWSRDARSVCEILYPDKEMPQEAVQVSMYGALTADCNRLCFYASKTQEAYNMLKMEIDRLAAIMEGLASDQEKVQGLVIPNDRANVIILSIGALINAHGPFYRRLVEVGMGQFQFRLKSYPWIRDDVELTCNNRNYIIFGTGWQEFVKAYEIHPNDWVHLRFVPESRSIVVMAFRWVDRVRYAATQAPVPSLDPHPSSSSEST; from the exons ATGAATGCACTGGCAGCAAAAGACCCTCACTTCTTCTGTCGATTCACAACAGATTCAGAAGATAGGATGGTGGACATGTTTTGGCGAGATGGGCATTCATTTGTTGACTATCAGTGTTATGGGGATGTGTTGATATTTGACAGCACTTACAAAACCAATGTCTACAACAGGccattggttttgtttgttgggacGAATAATCATCGGGGTAGTATTGTCTTCGGTGCTGCTCTTCTTTCAGATGAGACCGTGGAGACTTACACTTGGTTGCTTAGAAAATTCCTGGATTCGATGAACGGGAAAATGCCAAAGGCTGTAATCACAGACGAAGACGAGGCCATGCATATTGAAATTCGAACCGTGATGCCGGAAGCAAGGCACCGTCTCTGTATTTGGCACATAGGTCAAAATGCTAATGGCCACTTAAAGTTAGCGAAAAAGTTGAAGGCTTTCAACAGGTGCATTAGGAAGTATCAAACGGTTGTGCAATTTGATAGGTTGTGGCAGGATATGCTAGACGAATTTGATCTCCACGACAATGATTGGATCAACAGTATGTATGAAAAGAGAGATAAGTTTTGTCAAGCATTCTTCCGTGATATATTTATGGCCGGCATGAGAAGCACACAAAGGTGTGAGAGAATGAATAAAGACTTCAAGCTTGTCCTATCGAAAAGCAAAACCTTTGTGCAGGTTGTTTCGTTGGTGGACCGAACACTTATGAGAATTAGAAACAATCAAGAAAGGGATGATTTCAACACTATGAATTCATTTCATAGTGCGAAAACTCACTTGGAAGATTTAGAGAAACAAGCATCTTCTGTATTCACACACGACGTGTTTAAGTGGATTTTTAGGGTGATCATGAAAGAGGCTCATATCACACTAAAGCAAGGAACAGAATGTCATGAAGATGGTTCCCGGGTTTACAAGGTATCAGTTTACAAGCGTCCTAATTTTGAACACACTGTTACCTACTACCCTTGGAAAGAGACTGAAAGTGCAGCAGACCTGATTATGGTGTGCTCTTGCGGAATGTTTGAGTATAGGGGAGTGCCGTGTCGTCACATGTTCTCggtgatgaaagaaaacatcTTTCATCTTCACAAGTCATTGATAGTGAAGAGGTGGTCGAGGGACGCAAGAAGTGTTTGTGAAATCCTATATCCAGACAAAGAAATGCCCCAAGAAGCCGTGCAAGTGAGCAT GTATGGTGCTTTGACTGCTGATTGCAATCGGTTGTGCTTTTATGCTTCAAAGACGCAAGAAGCCTACAACATGTTGAAGATGGAGATCGATAGACTAGCAGCAATTATGGAAGGTTTGGCGAGTGATCAAGAAAAAGTGCAAG GGCTAGTTATTCCTAATGATCGAGCTAACGTGATTATCTTGTCTATAGGGGCGCTT ATCAATGCTCACGGACCATTCTATAGAAGACTTGTAGAAGTAGGAATGGGTCAATTTCAGTTTCGCCTAAAGTCGTACCCGTGGATCAGGGATGACGTCGAGCTAACATGCAACAATAGGAACTACATCATATTTGGCACTGGTTGGCAGGAGTTTGTGAAGGCCTATGAAATCCATCCCAACGATTGGGTTCATCTGAGGTTCGTTCCAGAAAGTCGCAGCATTGTTGTGATGGCATTTCGCTGGGTAGATAGGGTCCGCTATGCTGCCACTCAAGCACCTGTGCCAAGCCTTGATCctcatccatcttcttcttctgaaagTACATAA
- the LOC101292568 gene encoding diphthamide biosynthesis protein 2-like has translation MDKELEWSYEIGRTAEFIESNKLRRVALQFPDELLKDSVRIVTALRASLSEQVGLFLMADTAYGSCCVDEVGASHVDADCVVHYGHTCLSPTTKLPSLFVFGKAPITVSHCVTNLLHYAQPTGKPVMVLFGLDYAHSIQQIRESVMAAGGRDYKREVQFADVMCSVMNPLSDPQVSNDIAADGVTSSNSFGTVSGNVYRIGGLVWELPEGSKMEDYLLFWIGSNNSAFANIVLTYSGCEIVRYDASECSMVTDLSQQRRILKRRYYLMEKAKDANIVAILVGTLGVAGYLNMIHQMKELITAAGKKVYTLVMGRPNPAKLANFPECDIFIYVSCAQTALLDSKEYLAPVITPFEAMLAFSRGSQWTGEYVMEFRDLKNSSPVESRNQSEEARFSFIQGGYVEGFDREGNDAEEDKEGALALANVTEKALQLRDDPNTTAKRTAKSGAEFLAARSYQGLDIHYDTSLPGPYLMGRKGRAAGYQDEKSM, from the exons ATGGACAAGGAGTTGGAATGGAGTTACGAAATCGGGCGAACAGCGGAGTTCATTGAGAGCAATAAGTTGAGGAGAGTGGCTTTGCAGTTCCCCGATGAGCTTCTCAAGGATTCCGTCAGGATTGTCACTGCTCTGCGGGCCTCACTCAGCGAGCAAGTGGGCTTGTTCCTTATGGCCGACACGGCCTACGGTAGTTGCTGTGTGGACGAGGTTGGAGCATCCCATGTCGACGCCGATTGCGTTGTTCACTACGGCCACACCTGCCTCAGTCCGACAACAAAGCTTCcatcattgtttgtttttgggaaGGCTCCCATCACTGTATCCCATTGCGTAACCAATCTTCTACATTATGCTCAACCCACTGGAAAGCCTGTTATG GTTCTTTTTGGATTGGATTATGCGCATTCCATACAGCAAATAAGAGAATCTGTCATGGCAGCAGGGGGACGCGACTACAAGCGAGAAGTTCAATTTGCTGATGTAATGTGTTCAGTTATGAATCCATTGAGCGATCCTCAAGTTTCCAATGACATAGCAGCTGATGGCGTTACTAGTAGCAACAGTTTTGGGACAGTATCCGGGAATGTTTATAGAATTGGAGGCTTGGTCTGGGAATTACCTGAGGGAAGCAAGATGGAGGATTACTTGCTTTTCTGGATCGGTTCCAATAACTCGGCCTTTGCAAATATTGTTTTAACATATAGTGGTTGTGAAATAG TCAGATATGATGCGTCAGAATGCAGTATGGTGACTGATCTGTCTCAACAAAGAAGAATTCTTAAGCGCAG ATATTACCTAATGGAGAAGGCAAAGGATGCTAACATTGTTGCAATCTTAGTAGGAACCCTTGGTGTAG CTGGGTACTTGAATATGATTCACCAGATGAAAGAACTGATTACAGCAGCTGGGAAAAAAGTTTATACTCTAGTTATGGGAAGACCAAACCCTGCAAAACTTGCCAACTTCCCAGAG TGCGATATTTTCATTTATGTCTCTTGCGCCCAAACTGCTCTGCTGGATAGCAAAGAATATTTAGCTCCAGTAATCACTCCTTTTGAAGCCATGCTAGCTTTCAGCAG AGGATCTCAGTGGACCGGAGAATATGTAATGGAATTCCGTGATTTGAAAAATTCTTCTCCAGTGGAATCAAGAAACCAGTCTGAAGAAGCACGATTTTCCTTCATACAAGGTGGATATGTAGAAGGGTTTGATCGAGAAG GGAATGATGCCGAAGAAGACAAGGAAGGAGCTCTCGCTTTAGCAAATGTGACAGAGAAGGCTCTGCAATTGCGTGACGACCCTAACACCACAGCCAAGCGAACGGCTAAGTCTGGTGCAGAGTTTTTAGCAGCTCGATCCTATCAGGGTCTAGATATACATTATGACACTTCCTTGCCAGGACCATATCTAATGGGGAGGAAAGGGAGGGCAGCAGGGTATCAAGATGAAAAAAGCATGTAA